From a region of the Sesamum indicum cultivar Zhongzhi No. 13 linkage group LG3, S_indicum_v1.0, whole genome shotgun sequence genome:
- the LOC105158250 gene encoding tubby-like protein 8 has protein sequence MAGCKKTTISRQSSYTSMYRNPLIEQKHHRSSSEGGGNSVSLGAHMRRNLEVISDDKENAEPNVKPGKQYCDGKENEVPGDGNTPILKEFSGRTTQMKENLLKPSSLQLCIKKYEPDSNIGLKIWDSVDSEKSNSVNVWDYSDSEAAPASSWSALPNRALLYRPLPVDVGRCTCIIVKETSPDGFDGGTLYTLYTNEGKGRQNRKLAVALHRRRRGRSEFTIAQNAKGIMARSEDSLIGIVTANLVGSKYHIWDQGHCLNSLTKHPKLLAAVKFIPTVSTWTGNYRSMKAWIPKHQSMQLKNTNQIQHINGLPAEWEGNKDKVHQLFSKVPSYNKFSKRYELDFRDRGRAGLKIQSSVKNFQLTLERNGKQTILQLGRLGKSKYVMDYRYPLTGYQAFCMCLASVDSKLCCTV, from the exons ATGGCTGGCTGCAAGAAAACCACAATTTCTCGTCAGTCTTCGTACACTTCCATGTACCGTAATCCCCTTATTGAGCAGAAACACCACCGCAGCTCTAGCGAGGGAGGCGGAAACAGCGTTTCTCTTGGAGCCCACATGCGCCGGAATTTAGAAGTTATCAGTGATGATAAAGAGAATGCTGAGCCAAATGTGAAGCCCGGAAAACAGTACTGTGATGGCAAAGAAAATGAAGTCCCCGGTGATGGGAATACGCCAATCTTGAAAGAGTTTTCAGGTAGGACTACTCAGATGAAGGAGAATTTGTTGAAGCCATCTTCGCTTCAGTTGTGCATAAAGAAATACGAGCCTGATTCGAATATTGGATTGAAGATATGGGATTCCGTTGATTCGGAGAAATCGAATTCAGTCAATGTGTGGGACTATTCTGATTCAGAAGCTGCACCGGCTTCGTCCTGGTCGGCTTTGCCTAACAG GGCCTTGTTATATAGGCCTTTGCCTGTGGATGTTGGGAGGTGCACATGTATAATAGTGAAGGAAACATCGCCCGACGGATTCGATGGAGGAACTTTGTACACATTATATACAAAT GAGGGTAAGGGGCGGCAAAATCGCAAACTTGCTGTGGCTCTTCACAGAAGGCGTAGAGGAAGATCAGAGTTCACAATTGCTCAAAATGCAAAAGGGATAATGGCACGTTCCGAGGACAGTTTAATCGGGATAGTGACTGCTAATCTTGTGGGCTCGAAGTACCATATATGGGATCAG GGGCATTGTCTGAATTCCTTGACTAAACACCCCAAATTATTGGCTGCTGTGAA ATTTATCCCTACTGTATCAACCTGGACTGGGAATTATCGAAGCATGAAGGCATGGATTCCAAAGCACCAATCTATGCAGCTAAAGAATACAAATCAG ATACAACATATTAATGGATTGCCGGCGGAATGGGAGGGGAACAAGGACAAAGTTCATCAGCTATTTTCAAAAGTCCCTTCTTACAACAAG TTCTCGAAACGGTACGAGTTAGATTTCAGAGACAGAGGACGGGCAGGTCTTAAAATCCAGAGCTCAGTCAAGAACTTCCAATTAACTTTGGAG AGGAACGGGAAGCAAACGATTCTTCAGCTCGGACGGCTGGGGAAGTCCAAATATGTCATGGATTACAG ATATCCATTGACCGGTTATCAAGCCTTCTGCATGTGTTTGGCTTCTGTCGATTCAAAACTCTGCTGCACAGTATAA
- the LOC105158251 gene encoding probable polygalacturonase: protein MGDSSRFLPRSSSFRPDSRRSFDSIPALLSSYRTVLALIWAVGFILLVCWQRAAVDSFWGPPVRHIPRLRSLVFNLTDFGAVGDGVTVNTKAFEMAISEIRRRGGGQLNVEAGLWLTAPFNLTSHMTLFLAENAVILGIDDENYWPLMPPLPSYGYGRERAGPRYGSLIHGQNLRDVVITGNNGTINGQGRTWWTKYRNKHLNYTRGPLVQLMWSRDIQISHVTLRDSPFWTLHPYDCQNVTIRNVTILAPLSGAPNTDGIDPDSCENMLIEDCYISVGDDGIAIKSGWDQYGIAYARPSTNILIRNVVARSMISAGVSIGSEMSGGVSKVTVENLLVWNSKRGVRIKTTAGRGGYVRQITYRNLTLENVRVGIVIKTDYNEHPDEGYNPKALPVIEDINFDRIRGRGVRIPVRIYGSQPIPVRNVTFRDMLVGITYKKKRIFQCSFVQGRVIGKIFPSPCDNLDMYDEAGRLVRHSTSQNNIETDYDS from the exons ATGGGGGATTCGTCACGATTCCTACCACGCAGCAGCAGTTTCAGACCCGATTCCAGGCGCTCGTTCGATTCGATCCCTGCTCTTCTGTCATCCTACCGTACTGTGCTGGCTCTCATCTGGGCCGTCGGGTTCATCCTGTTAGTATGCTGGCAGAGGGCGGCCGTCGACAGCTTCTGGGGCCCACCGGTCCGGCACATCCCCAGGCTACGCTCTCTCGTTTTCAATCTTACCGATTTCGGAGCTGTGGGAGATGGTGTCACTGTAAATACGAAGGCTTTCGAGATGGCGATTTCGGAAATCCGGAGGCGGGGTGGGGGACAGCTCAATGTGGAGGCCGGGCTCTGGCTCACGGCGCCGTTTAACCTCACCAGCCACATGACTTTGTTTCTAGCCGAAAATGCCGTTATTCTTGGAATTGAT GATGAAAATTATTGGCCACTGATGCCTCCTTTACCATCTTATGGGTATGGAAGAGAACGAGCTGGGCCACGGTACGGAAGTTTGATCCATGGTCAAAATCTCAGAGATGTTGTGATAACAG GGAATAATGGCACCATCAATGGACAAGGTCGGACATGGTGGACTAAGTACCGTAACAAGCATTTGAACTACACCAGGGGTCCTCTTGTACAGCTTATGTGGTCAAGAGACATTCAGATATCTCATGTGACTCTGCGTGATTCTCCATTCTGGACTCTTCACCCTTACGACTGTCAGAATGTTACTATCAGAAACGTGACCATATTGGCTCCGCTATCTGGTGCCCCAAATACTGATGGAATAGACCCTG ATTCATGTGAGAATATGTTGATTGAGGATTGTTACATAAGTGTTGGTGATGATGGAATTGCAATCAAAAGCGGGTGGGATCAGTATGGAATTGCTTATGCACGACCCTCTACCAACATTCTGATACGTAATGTCGTAGCGCGCTCGATGATAAG TGCAGGAGTATCAATTGGCAGTGAAATGTCTGGTGGGGTCTCAAAAGTAACAGTGGAGAATCTCCTTGTTTGGAATTCCAAAAGAGGTGTTAGAATCAAGACAACTGCCGGCCGGGGCGGATATGTTCGACAAATAACCTACCGAAACCTGACACTAGAGAATGTTAGGGTTGGTATAGTGATTAAGACTGATTACAACGAGCATCCAGACGAAGGCTATAATCCAAAGGCCCTCCCGGTTATCGAAGATATAAACTTTGACAGGATTCGTGGGCGGGGAGTTCGCATTCCAGTTCGTATCTACGGCAGCCAACCGATTCCAGTAAGAAATGTCACTTTCCGAGACATGTTAGTTGGAATAACTTACAAGAAAAAGCGGATTTTCCAGTGTTCTTTTGTCCAAGGGCGTGTGATTGGCAAGATTTTTCCGAGCCCATGTGATAATCTTGACATGTATGATGAAGCAGGGCGTCTTGTCAGGCACTCGACGTCTCAGAATAACATCGAAACAGATTACGATTCATGA
- the LOC105158252 gene encoding RHOMBOID-like protein 8, with protein MEETPKLQTQIEIRPIQTPQPRMSAELTAEELLKEQRIPFPFFRPLSQRKENTWLISVFFILHLIAFAATMIVNDCWENSHAQCALKQLGRFSFQPLSENPLLGPSASALDAVGALRLRYLVKDHQFWRLFTSPCLHAGVFHFIVNLASVVFVGVHMEQEFGPLRVGVIYILSALCGSLVATLFLQDRPSVACSGALFGLLGATLSGLIWNWKIYSKKFATLMALLIISMVNGILGLMPYVSNFSNIGGFISGFLAGFIILFRPHVGQGYQAKTGLFDFNIKHSVKLKQKLDKPVLRSVSLVIFTLLFAGAAVAALQGINLNRYCSWCQYIDCVPLKWWSCSNKAMSCETMISSQQLTLTCSDNGNFKVWPFTNISQARLEDLCNVICS; from the exons ATGGAAGAAACCCCGAAACTCCAAACCCAGATAGAAATCAGGCCCATTCAAACCCCACAGCCACGAATGTCGGCCGAACTCACCGCGGAGGAGCTGCTCAAAGAACAGAGAATCCCGTTCCCATTCTTCAGGCCGTTGTCCCAGAGAAAGGAGAACACTTGGCTCATCTCCGTATTTTTTATCCTCCATTTGATAGCTTTTGCCGCCACGATGATCGTCAATGATTGCTGGGAAAATTCTCATGCGCAGTGTGCGCTCAAACAACTCGGAAGGTTCTCGTTCCAGCCGCTGTCGGAGAATCCCCTGCTCGGCCCCTCGGCTTCTGC GCTTGATGCAGTGGGCGCTCTTCGTCTAAGATATTTGGTAAAAGATCATCAATTTTGGCGTCTTTTCACAAGCCCATGCTTGCATGCGGgggttttccattttattgTCAATCTCGCTAGTGTAGTCTTTGTCGGAGTTCACATGGAGCAAGAGTTTGGACCAT TAAGAGTCGGAGTTATCTACATACTCTCAGCTCTTTGTGGTAGTTTGGTGGCTACTCTCTTTCTCCAAGATAGGCCATCAGTTGCTTGCTCTGGTGCACTATTTGGATTACTTGGGGCCACGCTATCCGGGCTTATCTGGAACTGGAAAATATACTCGAAGAAG TTTGCAACTCTTATGGCCCTTCTCATCATCTCGATGGTAAATGGCATCCTCGGACTGATGCCATATGTCAGCAATTTTTCGAATATTGGGGGATTTATTTCTGGTTTCCTTGCTGGTTTTATTATCCTATTCAGGCCTCATGTTGGGCAAGGGTATCAAGCAAAAACTGGTCTGTTTGATTTCAATATCAAGCATTCTGTCAAACTCAAGCAAAAATTGGACAAACCAGTCTTAAGGAGTGTCTCTCTTGTTATCTTCACTCTTCT ATTTGCAGGAGCTGCAGTGGCAGCTCTTCAAGGAATAAACCTGAACAGATATTGTAGCTGGTGCCAGTATATTGATTGTGTCCCCTTAAAGTGGTGGAGCTGCAGTAATAAAGCTATGAGTTGTGAG ACAATGATCAGCTCGCAGCAGTTGACGTTAACTTGCTCTGATAATGGCAACTTCAAAGTGTGGCCCTTCACCAACATCTCACAAGCAAGGCTTGAGGACCTCTGCAATGTCATATGCTCCTAA
- the LOC105158253 gene encoding uncharacterized protein LOC105158253, which produces MPLDNVITSPHRRTQPQTAFSPPLVKRHHSRLDELGSWSTLAQRHRFLLTALALLAFLCTIYLYFAVTLGAGDTCSGLTGAQKTSCHLQQAKASVAKGKLKFF; this is translated from the coding sequence ATGCCTCTCGATAACGTAATAACTTCACCTCATCGGAGAACTCAGCCGCAGACTGCATTTTCTCCACCATTAGTGAAGAGACATCATTCACGACTTGATGAATTAGGAAGCTGGTCAACACTTGCCCAACGACATCGTTTCCTCCTTACTGCTCTCGCTCTCCTTGCGTTTCTATGCACTATTTATCTTTACTTTGCCGTCACGCTTGGGGCTGGTGATACGTGTTCCGGGCTGACTGGTGCCCAGAAAACATCTTGTCACTTGCAGCAGGCAAAAGCATCTGTAGCAAAAGGAAAGCTGAAATTCTTTTAG
- the LOC105158254 gene encoding probable serine incorporator, whose product MWAASCLASCCAACACDACRTVVSGISRRSARIAYCGLFALSLVVAWMLREVAAPLMEKIPWINHFHQTPDREWFETDAVLRVSLGNFLFFTILAIFMIGVKNQKDPRDSIHHGGWMMKIICWCILVILMFFVPNGIISFYEATSKFGSGLFLLVQVVLLLDFVHGWNDKWVGYDEQFWYMALLVVSLVCYVATFSFSGLLFYLFTPSGHDCGLNTFFIVMTLIFVFVFAVVTLHPSVSGSILPASVISLYCMYLCYSGLASEPRDYECNGLHKHSKAVSTSSLALGLLTTVLSVVYSAVRAGSSTTLLSPPSSPRAGSGKPLLPLDKADEHHEEAEKSKPVTYSYSFFHLIFSLASMYSAMLLTGWSTSVGESGKLVDVGWPSVWVRIITSWATAALFIWSLVAPIIFPDREF is encoded by the exons ATGTGGGCAGCTTCATGCCTCGCATCATGCTGCGCGGCCTGCGCCTGCGACGCATGCCGGACTGTTGTGTCGGGGATCAGCCGGCGCTCGGCTCGTATAGCGTATTGTGGTCTTTTTGCGCTTTCGCTGGTTGTCGCCTGGATGCTTCGCGAAGTTGCTGCACCCCTCATGGAGAAGATTCCCT GGAtcaatcatttccaccaaACACCAGATAGGGAGTGGTTTGAAACAGATGCAGTGTTACGAGTTAGCTTGGGAAACTTTCTCTTTTTCACGATCCTTGCTATATTCATGATTGGCGTAAAGAACCAGAAGGATCCTCGTGATAGCATTCACCATGGAGGATGGatgatgaaaattatttgCTGGTGCATTTTGGTTATACTGATGTTCTTTGTTCCCAATGGCATCATCAGCTTTTATG AGGCAACATCGAAGTTTGGCTCAGGATTGTTCCTTCTCGTTCAAGTTGTGCTTCTCCTGGACTTTGTGCATGGGTGGAATGACAAATGGGTTGGATATGATGAGCAGTTTTG GTACATGGCTCTGCTTGTCGTTTCACTTGTATGCTATGTGGCAACCTTTTCATTCTCTGGACTTCTCTTCTACCTGTTTACCCCTTCAGGACATGATTGTGGACTTAACACATTCTTCATTGTCATGACCTTGATTTTCGTGTTCGTGTTTGCTGTTGTTACATTGCATCCATCA GTAAGTGGAAGCATTTTGCCTGCTTCAGTCATATCTTTGTACTGCATGTACCTATGCTATAGTGGGCTTGCCAGTGAGCCTAGAGATTATGAATGCAATGGTCTTCACAAGCACTCTAAAGCAGTTTCGACGAGCAGTCTTGCTCTTGGGCTGCTTACAACTGTGCTTTCTGTTGTATACTCTGCTGTACGTGCTGGATCTTCTACAACTTTGCTTTCCCCTCCAAGCTCGCCGCGAGCAG GTTCTGGAAAACCTTTGCTTCCATTGGACAAGGCAGATGAGCACCATGAGGAGGCAGAGAAATCAAAGCCAGTTACATATTCGTATTCCTTCTTCCACTTAATCTTCTCTCTAGCTAGCATGTATTCTGCCATGCTCCTTACAGGTTGGTCAACCTCAGTGGGAGAGAGCGGGAAATTGGTGGATGTAGGCTGGCCATCGGTCTGGGTTCGTATCATAACCAGTTGGGCTACTGCTGCTTTGTTTATCTGGTCTCTAGTTGCGCCAATAATCTTCCCTGACAGAGAATTCTGA
- the LOC105158506 gene encoding LOW QUALITY PROTEIN: mitogen-activated protein kinase kinase kinase 3-like (The sequence of the model RefSeq protein was modified relative to this genomic sequence to represent the inferred CDS: inserted 1 base in 1 codon) yields the protein MDCNSVLWESCSYEKGEKLYNVLLEYAPGGALADKFRNFGGGRMPESEVRGYTKALLKGIHYIHKFGYVHCDIKLQNILLGVNGRVKIADFGLAKRDGGRKGVATGCELRGTPLYMSPEMVAGGGQGRPTDIWTLGCVMAEMLSENPAWRCSNIAELMMRIGVGEEVLEIPEXLSEEGRDFLGKCFVKDPSKRWTTEML from the exons ATGGATTGCAATTCGGTGCTTTGGGAGAGTTGTTCGTATGAGAAGGGcgagaaattatataatgtgtTGTTGGAGTATGCTCCCGGTGGCGCTTTGGCTGATAAGTTTAGGAATTTCGGTGGTGGGAGGATGCCGGAATCTGAAGTACGGGGATACACAAAGGCTTTGCTCAAAGGGATTCACTATATTCACAAGTTCGGGTATGTTCACTGTGAtatcaaacttcaaaatattcttttaggCGTGAATGGCCGCGTGAAGATTGCCGATTTTGGGTTGGCGAAGCGGGATGGAGGGAGAAAAGGCGTCGCGACGGGGTGCGAATTGAGGGGCACCCCTTTGTACATGTCGCCGGAGATGGTCGCCGGGGGCGGGCAGGGGCGTCCGACGGATATTTGGACGCTTGGGTGCGTCATGGCGGAGATGTTGTCTGAAAATCCGGCGTGGCGGTGCTCAAATATCGCCGAATTGATGATGAGAATCGGAGTAGGTGAAGAAGTGCTAGAGATTCCAG ATTTATCGGAGGAAGGGAGAGATTTTCTTGGTAAATGTTTCGTGAAGGATCCAAGTAAGAGATGGACGACGGAGATGCTTTGA
- the LOC105158507 gene encoding uncharacterized protein LOC105158507, with protein MTVLFLWIPYSMGDGATQARIDDICRETDDFNYCRRVFNAHLPGDVVGIRGLTQIALTQTLIYASDTQILIRRLEARNNSSELKNLLKICEVGYGIIVDRFGTASLDFAKGDYGSVVFEVENCERFVTDCIFVLAGRVPEMKVKNSQAKVLVRMSVVSSSELNGGRSRSTPPIAI; from the coding sequence ATGACGGTCCTCTTCCTCTGGATCCCATATTCCATGGGGGACGGCGCAACTCAGGCGCGGATAGACGATATTTGTCGAGAGACGGATGATTTCAACTACTGTCGGCGTGTTTTCAATGCGCATCTGCCGGGGGACGTGGTGGGCATAAGAGGGTTGACGCAGATAGCTCTGACGCAGACGTTGATATACGCGTCGGACACGCAGATACTCATAAGAAGGTTGGAAGCAAGGAACAACAGTTCAGAACTGAAGAACCTGCTGAAGATTTGTGAGGTAGGGTATGGAATAATAGTGGATAGGTTCGGAACTGCAAGCTTGGATTTTGCAAAGGGAGACTATGGATCTGTGGTGTTCGAAGTAGAGAACTGTGAGAGGTTTGTGACTGACTGTATATTTGTCCTGGCGGGCAGAGTGCCTGAGATGAAGGTCAAGAATTCACAGGCCAAAGTGCTGGTCAGGATGTCGGTTGTTAGTAGTAGTGAGCTTAATGGTGGGCGCAGTCGCAGTACTCCGCCTATAGCTATATAG